One genomic segment of Theobroma cacao cultivar B97-61/B2 chromosome 6, Criollo_cocoa_genome_V2, whole genome shotgun sequence includes these proteins:
- the LOC18595147 gene encoding reticuline oxidase-like protein has product MGSLRPAAVVSLLSVLLLSISLQGTSDSAQETFLQCLLDNSHPSYPISAAIFTPQNPSYSSVLQSSIRNLRFNETFTPKPFLILTAKHESHIQAAIVCARKDNIQMKIRSGGHDYEGLSYVATVPFFVLDMFNLRSIDVDVANETAWVQTGATLGEVYYRISEKSKTHGFPAGVCPTVGVGGHFGGGGYGTMMRKYGLSVDNIVDAYFIDVNGRLHDRKSMGEDIFWAIRGGGAASFGVVLAYKIKLVRVPETVTVFRVEKTLEENATDIVDRWQHVADKLPEDLFVRLVLDVVNSSRNTGEKTVRAAFISLFLGDSERLLSIMNERFPELGLTQSDCIETSWVQSVLFWTNIPIETETDILLDRTPSSLVFLKRKSDYVKKPIPKAGLEWLWKRMIELQVPQLLFNPYGGRMAEIPSTATPFPHRAGNLWKIQYVTNWNEAGTEAADHYIGLTRKLHGYMTRFVSKNPREAFLNYRDIDLGVNHNGRQSYMEGRVYGIKYFKGNFNRLVQIKTRVDPGNFFRNEQSIPTLPYQGN; this is encoded by the coding sequence ATGGGAAGTTTAAGGCCTGCTGCTGTTGTTTCACTGCTTTCTGTTCTCCTTCTTTCCATTTCATTACAGGGAACTTCAGATTCTGCCCAGGAAACCTTTCTTCAATGTCTTCTGGACAATTCTCATCCATCTTACCCCATCTCTGCAGCAATCTTCACTCCTCAAAATCCCTCCTATTCCTCTGTTCTGCAATCTTCCATTCGAAATCTTCGATTCAATGAGACCTTCACCCCGAAACCATTCCTTATTCTCACTGCTAAGCATGAGTCCCATATCCAAGCTGCCATTGTTTGTGCCAGAAAGGATAACATTCAAATGAAGATTCGAAGTGGAGGCCATGACTACGAGGGCTTATCATATGTTGCTACTGTTCCTTTCTTTGTCCTTGACATGTTCAATCTTCGATCCATTGATGTAGATGTAGCAAACGAGACCGCCTGGGTTCAGACAGGAGCAACTCTTGGTGAAGTTTACTACAGAATCTCCGAGAAGAGCAAAACACATGGCTTCCCAGCTGGTGTTTGTCCCACAGTTGGCGTCGGTGGGCACTTTGGTGGAGGTGGCTATGGTACTATGATGAGAAAATACGGTCTTTCTGTCGATAACATCGTCGATGCATATTTCATTGATGTTAATGGCAGACTTCATGATAGAAAATCCATGGGTGAAGATATCTTCTGGGCCATCAGAGGAGGTGGGGCAGCAAGCTTTGGTGTCGTTCTTGCATACAAAATTAAGTTGGTTCGTGTTCCCGAGACAGTCACTGTCTTTCGGGTTGAGAAAACACTGGAAGAAAATGCAACGGATATTGTAGACCGGTGGCAACATGTTGCGGATAAGCTGCCTGAAGACCTCTTTGTTAGACTTGTCCTGGATGTTGTAAACAGCAGTCGAAACACTGGTGAAAAGACCGTAAGGGCTGCATTCATTTCCTTGTTCCTCGGAGACTCTGAGAGACTTCTTTCTATCATGAATGAGAGATTTCCTGAACTGGGTTTAACTCAATCCGATTGCATTGAAACAAGCTGGGTTCAATCTGTCCTATTCTGGACCAACATTCCCATCGAGACAGAAACAGATATTTTGTTGGATCGAACTCCTTCGTCATTGGTTTTCCTGAAGAGGAAATCAGATTATGTGAAGAAACCAATTCCAAAGGCTGGTTTGGAGTGGCTTTGGAAGAGAATGATTGAACTACAGGTGCCACAACTGTTATTCAATCCTTACGGTGGGAGGATGGCTGAAATTCCATCGACAGCAACTCCTTTCCCCCACAGAGCTGGAAACCTATGGAAGATTCAATACGTAACGAATTGGAATGAAGCTGGCACTGAAGCAGCAGATCATTACATAGGTTTGACGAGGAAGCTCCATGGATACATGACTCGTTTCGTGTCCAAGAACCCTAGGGAGGCATTTCTCAATTACAGAGACATTGATTTGGGTGTCAACCACAATGGAAGACAAAGCTACATGGAAGGAAGAGTTTACGgaatcaaatatttcaagGGAAATTTCAACAGATTGGTGCAAATTAAGACTAGGGTTGATCCTGGCAATTTCTTTAGAAATGAACAAAGTATTCCCACACTTCCATACCAAGGCAACTGA